The Microplitis demolitor isolate Queensland-Clemson2020A chromosome 8, iyMicDemo2.1a, whole genome shotgun sequence genome has a segment encoding these proteins:
- the LOC103575936 gene encoding ral GTPase-activating protein subunit alpha-1 isoform X3 encodes MFSKKLHVDVKKSTLKIQDVKKDSATRFKHLKIVLENFDTDEAKGFFEGNFSHVYFILHDCFVTAEANLRQRELSFHLVHKAHREELEQVLLLLEKILILLPELLNRRWQCHSLARILHKLLHPGNSWKLRRQALRFFILWYQALGDNAPDHIHQMFACLVPNFSSHLLFRHPEHRKNKIHSGITEEHEKREFFEIQHPSAVFHCNTQQGPVTQPNGTPILPVQSGEKPLDNETVRFFEALLEFMVTQVVKLEWRDKHTRQHKCFQFLLERFKATYLRQVCPGFNDNFSLYKPSLELPTMRQPSSQNENNYTLCKVALIKWLANFTHISKKDRPFSNQSNSVTSTEDNTEIDGRRVSVSQSTDSNSWSSEIPLSQQDNHTHDSQIAVMLVRDVLYGSRENVNFVHEIYRQAFLLDFTHAGAIRKAIAVYKDWIQMNEIPPFMLEPLDNLKDRENEDSKANSLVENENDKSPSDSYRLTRLRNDSYLGAIHRENLFVRAGLQNVLQLFITQASNVFFLENVSGNASAALLEEQIDSCKRVLNVYRYVVMHARLEPATWDQLLRVLLQITSLVLGEKSRRKSHDSIGGKLAPAIFQTLIVTWIKANLNVVIHSQLWDQFLEVLTSLTKWKELIREWAKTLDTLTRVLARHVYNLDLNDLPLERISEQKSKKRRGVGCRASASSVQSPRRCSIDRETDPSYKENIPDNLSREFRKCRPLPRSSSDNNICSLKNRAKSSKSHIDVVQFEISGHTRPHVVLPLSVEKDMIKLMSSNTTMNDHEKIIGNTRKTLIGRRTKSLDSVVVTDCEPITRCPSPTPSSGVDSNKDSPIQIENIDGNSIDTNDVSEKRSVMAGGGVRGWLPDVAVVLWRRMLSALGDVNNIQDPVLHGQVMDYFIQLTYTLIKIRLNQGVSSDYQATLPAPELIPPLTVISPWCFKAIQLPASYEVGKLAAYRLICVLTTQPLDINLPKAHLTLFYRALHFGIMSNDIKVIHVIIKYTGPRLFSLNLPGSSLLIMDYIHAANMILENQDIDAPRTEAVSILGSLLSLPIVLEKLPVLKENGSDIETSTCPEANQLILEILLRNCRREPTGIARCIALSSIAMFAYRELCLQSQHPRVPEAISVLLQSLKATHPSVVQTACDSLGLLCNKSDVLLQLYPKVPCKIIQVLSETLDTLSARERRSSLITSMLFCLSEWAMHLGIVILTTTFQGKSLLLTLFTVLDNIIHNKSDKTIQDQHKHNRHKHDEKDDFNPNIIVDNFGEESNVNKYFRPTNIQTIQLAARMVVMHLVNHLGHFPMGIGAARLSSTIVELDDVPGIDSDELSSAVFHAPNIQLLMLSNSIIMSFVELTALNSSDVALDFVTAPSIVRVLLRDLAGKAAWDSSILYNELCVSKDTDFSEPMKNIGWLSLHCEENQDNSVDVLYPFQSIPPHVIRHREPNILPTFANAASDMDNLDDLLCYIGHTSPEVLTNPEIALNSPANPPPIHCMENETMATILNQRNTAREYVPNCSQHISAPDVIINPTSPIASAPFHHSRLFFSHLGLSGWEQRQKLHLLAKNEKLLRELRNLDGQRSRETHKMAVIYVGPGQEDKNSILGNVIGSKEYENFVARLAWEVELETHTGFLGGLTPGKASGATAPYFATSFSEILFHVATRMPLDSPESLLQKTRHLGNDEIHIVWSEHWRDYRRDIIPTEFCDVLIAIYPLPNKLYRIQISRKSEIPFFGPLFDECIVEDQVLPGLVRITALAASRAKRSTLSLYQHYYEERARSIDVVMRNYKESTTFEEFATNIYSPVPPKNSFSGVSSVTASSNLAAALLDSHQGCSNVLRGNTAFSGIDVRMNRASDGSKVLQDSPALHGISPRPLKKMSFKSSPKPRNSNQHLTPPDSPNMSKFKISN; translated from the exons atgttCAGCAAAAAATTGCACGTAGACGTCAAAAAGTCGACGTTGAAAATTCAGGATGTGAAAAAGGATAGTGCTACAAGATTCAAACACTTGAAAATTGTATTAG aaaattttgatactgaTGAAGCAAAAGGATTTTTCGAAGGAAATTTCAGTCATGTTTATTTCATTCTACATGATTGTTTTGTGACAGCAGAAGCCAATTTACGACAAAGAG AACTATCTTTTCATCTTG TACACAAAGCTCACAGAGAAGAATTAGAGCAAGTTCTCCTATTGTTAgaaaaaatactgattttACTACCAGAATTATTAAACCGAAGATGGCAATGCCACAGCTTAGCTAGAATTTTACATAAACTATTGCACCCTGGCAATAGTTGGAAGCTCAGGCGACAGGCGTTAAG GTTTTTCATATTATGGTATCAAGCTTTGGGAGATAATGCTCCGGATCACATTCACCAAATGTTTGCATGTCTAGTTCCTAATTTTTCATCTCATCTGCTATTCCGACATCCAGAGcaccgaaaaaataaaatacactcCGGTATTACAGAGGAACATGAAAAACGcgagtttttcgaaattcaaCATCCGTCTGCTGTTTTTCATTGCAATACACAACAAGGACCGGTCACACAACCCAACGGTACTCCCATTCTGCCTGTCCAGAGTGGAGAAAAACCCCTGGACAATGAGACTGTTAGATTTTTCGAAGCTCTACTGGAATTTATGGTGACCCAAGTTGTGAAACTTGAATGGCGAGATAAACATACACGACAGCACAAATGTTTTCAGTTTCTCTTAGAACGTTTCAAAGCCACATACTTACGACAAGTCTGTCCTGGGTTCAATGACAATTTTTCACTGTACAAGCCAAGCTTAGAACTTCCGACAATGCGACAGCCATCAAGTCAGAATGAAAACAATTATACTTTATGCAAAGTCGCCCTGATCAAATGGCTGGCTAATTTCACccacatttcaaaaaaagacAGACCCTTTTCAAATCAATCTAATTCTGTTACTTCAACTGAAGACAACACTGAAATTGACGGAAGACGTGTCTCCGTTAGTCAGAGTACTGATTCAAATTCTTGGTCGTCCGAAATACCATTGTCTCAGCAAGATAATCATACACATGATAGTCAAATTGCTGTGATGTTAGTGCGAGACGTACTGTACGGAAGTCGCGAAAATGTTAATTTCGTACATGAAATTTATCGACAAGCATTTCTATTAGACTTTACTCACGCTGGCGCTATTAGAAAAGCGATTGCTGTTTACAAGGACTGGATTCAAATGAAT GAAATCCCGCCTTTCATGCTTGAACCATTAGATAATCTCAAAGACCGAGAGAATGAAGATTCTAAGGCCAATAGTTTAGTAGAGAACGAGAATGACAAAAGTCCCTCTGATAGTTATCGTCTTACTCGTTTGAGAAATGACTCATATTTGGGAGCGATTCATCgtgaaaatttattcgtgAGGGCTGGCTTACAAAACGTACTTCAACTATTTATAACCCAAGCTTCTAATGTATTTTTCTTAGAGAACGTTAGTGGAAATGCTTCAGCAGCCCTGCTCGAAGAACAAATTGATAGTTGCAAAAGAGTTCTGAATGTCTATCGATATGTCGTTATGCATGCACGATTGGAACCAGCAACTTGGGATCAGTTACTTcg agttttattacaaataacaTCATTAGTATTAGGAGAAAAGTCACGTCGTAAATCTCATGATAGTATTGGCGGGAAACTTGCACCTGCAATATTTCAAACACTTATTGTTACATGGATAAAGGCAAATTTGAACGTTGTCATACACAGTCAACTTTGGGATCAATTTCTCGAGGTCTTGACCTCACTCACTAAATGGAAAGAATTAATTCGTGAATGGGCT AAAACACTGGACACATTAACAAGAGTACTAGCGCGGCATGTTTATAATCTGGATCTTAATGACTTGCCTTTAGAAAGAATCAGTGaacaaaaatcaaagaaaCGTCGCGGTGTAGGATGTCGTGCATCAGCAAGTAGTGTTCAATCACCTCGAAGATGTAGCATTGACCGCGAAACAGACCCATCTTACAAAGAAAACATTCCTG acaATTTATCCAGAGAATTTAGAAAATGTAGACCGCTTCCGCGAAGTTCGAGTGACAACAATATATgcagtttaaaaaatcgagCCAAGTCATCAAAAAGTCATATAGATGTAGTTCAATTTGAAATATCag GACATACACGACCGCATGTAGTGTTGCCATTATCAGTCGAAAAGGAtatgattaaattaatgtcaTCAAATACTACTATGAATGATCATGAGAAAATAATCGGAAATACGAGAAAGACATTGATAGGAAGAAGAACAAAGTCGTTAGACAGTGTCGTAGTAACTGATTGTGAACCAATAACTCGGTGTCCTTCACCAACACCAAGTAGTGGCGTCGATAGCAACAAGGACAGTCCTattcaaattgaaaatattgatggAAACAGTATTG acACAAACGACGTATCGGAAAAGAGATCAGTTATGGCTGGTGGCGGAGTACGTGGATGGTTACCAGATGTTGCGGTCGTATTGTGGAGACGCATGTTATCAGCTCTTGGAGATGTTAATAATATCCAAGATCCAGTTTTGCATGGCCAAGTTATGGACTACTTTATACAGCTTACTTAtactttgataaaaattcgttTGAATCAAGGCGTGTCAAGTGATTATCAGGCTACTTTACCTGCTCCAGAACTTATACCTCCTTTAACGGTCATTTCACCATGGTGTtttaag GCTATTCAATTACCAGCATCTTATGAAGTTGGAAAGCTTGCTGCTTATCGTTTGATTTGTGTTCTTACTACTCAACCTTTAGACATTAATTTACCTAAAGCacatttaacattattttatcgtGCCCTTCACTTTGGAATTATGAGCAATGACATCAAAGTTATTcatgttattataaaatatactggCCCGAGATTATTTAGTCTTAACTTACCCGGATCTAGTCTCCTGATTATGGACTATATCCATGCAGCGAACATGATATTAGAAAATCAGGATATCGATGCTCCAAGAACAGAAGCAGTATCTATTTTAGGATCATTATTATCTCTACCGATTGTGCTTGAAAAGTTGCCAGTTCTCAAAGAGAATGGATCAGATATTGAAACATCAACTTGTCCTGAAGCAAATCAacttattttagaaattttgcTTCGGAATTGTAGACGAGAACCAACTGGTATCGCCCGTTGTATTGCTCTTTCAAGCATTGCAATGTTTGCTTACAGAGAGTTGTGTCTTCAATCACAGCATCCACGAGTTCCTGAAGCGATATCAGTACTTCTACaaagtttaaaa gCAACACATCCATCAGTGGTTCAAACAGCTTGTGATTCTCTTGGTCTGCTTTGTAACAAGTCAGACGTTCTTTTACAGCTTTATCCAAAAGTACcatgtaaaataattcag gtCCTCTCAGAAACTTTAGATACTTTAAGTGCACGTGAACGTCGAAGTTCTTTAATTACATCTATGCTTTTTTGTTTGAGTGAATGGGCAATGCATTTAGGTATCGTCATATTAACCACCACTTTTCAAGGAAAATCCTTATTATTGACACTTTTTACA GTTTTAGATAATATCATTCACAATAAGTCTGATAAAACAATACAGGATCAACATAAACATAACAGACATAAGCATGACGAGAAAGATGATTTTAATCCCAATATTATAGTTGATAACTTTGGAGAAGAAAGTAacgttaataaatatttccgaCCAACAAATATCCAAACTATTCAATTAGCTGCTAGGATGGTAGTAATGCATTTAGTCAACCATTTAGGACACTTTCCAATGGGAATCGGTGCAGCTCGTTTATCATCCACGATAGTTGAATTAGATGATGTTCCAGGTATTGACAGTGATGAGCTTTCTTCGGCTGTTTTTCACGCGCCAAATATCCAACTGTTGATGCTCTCGAATTCTATCATCATGTCATTTGTGGAACTGACAGCACTGAACTCATCTGACGTAGCACTAGATTTTGTTACGGCGCCATCAATAGTCAGAGTTTTATTACGGGACTTAGCTGGTAAAGCAGCTTGGGACAGTTCTATTTTGTATAACGAACTTTGTGTTAGCAAGGATACAGACTTTAGCGAGCCAATGAAAAACATTGGATGGCTGTCTTTGCATTGTGAAGAAAACCAAGATAATTCAGTGGATGTTTTGTATCCTTTTCAATCTATTCCACCCCATGTTATAAGACATCGTGAACCAAACATCCTTCCAACTTTTGCAAACGCTGCAAGTGACATGGATAATCTAGATGATCTTCTTTGCTACATTGGACATACGAGTCCTGAAGTACTGACTAATCCAGAAATAGCTCTGAACTCTCCAGCGAACCCACCACCGATTCATTGCATGGAAAATGAAACCATGGCAACAATTTTGAATCAACGTAATACCGCTCGAGAATACGTTCCGAACTGTAGTCAGCACATCAGTGCACCTGATGTTATCATCAACCCAACATCGCCTATAGCATCGGCTCCATTCCATCACAGTAGACTCTTTTTCTCGCACTTAGGTCTCTCTGGGTGGGAACAACGGCAAAAGCTTCATCTTCTCGCTAAAAACGAAAAGCTTCTGCGTGAGCTTCGTAACTTAGACGGACAGCGTTCGCGAGAGACCCATAAAATGGCTGTGATTTATGTAGGCCCTGGCCAAGAAGACAAAAATTCTATTCTCGGTAACGTTATCGGTAGCAAAGAGTACGAAAATTTCGTTGCTAGATTAGCGTGGGAAGTAGAGTTAGAAACGCACACCGGATTTCTCGGTGGTCTAACACCTGGCAAAGCATCCGGTGCCACTGCGCCCTACTTCGCGACGTCTTTTTCGGAAATTTTGTTTCACGTTGCAACTCGGATGCCATTAGATAGTCCAGAAAGTCTTTTACAGAAAACACGTCATCTTGGCAATGACGAAATCCACATTGTTTGGTCAGAGCATTGGCGCGACTACCGCCGAGATATTATACCTACTGAATTTTGCGATGTTTTAATTGCAATCTACCCATTGCCAAATAAGTTGTACAGAATCCAAATATCCCGTAAATCGGAAATTCCGTTTTTCGGACCGCTGTTTGATGAATGTATAGTAGAAGACCAAGTACTTCCAGGGCTTGTAAGAATTACTGCCTTAGCAGCTAGTCGAGCTAAAAGATCTACGTTGTCGTTGTATCAACACTA CTATGAAGAACGCGCTCGCTCAATTGATGTTGTAATGAGAAACTACAAAGAATCAACAACATTTGAGGAATTCGCtactaatatttattctcCTGTTCCCCCGAAAAATTCTTTCAGCGGCGTTTCATCAGTAACAG CATCTTCAAACCTCGCAGCTGCGCTTCTGGACTCCCACCAGGGATGCTCTAATGTTCTTCGCGGCAATACTGCATTTAGCGGTATAGATGTTCGCATGAATAGAG CTTCTGATGGTAGCAAAGTTCTACAAGACAGCCCAGCTCTTCACGGCATTTCACCTAgaccattgaaaaaaatgtctttcAAATCAAGTCCAAAGCCAAGAAACAGTAACCAACATTTAACTCCACCAGACAGTCCAAAtatgagtaaatttaaaatctcaaaTTAA